A stretch of the Planktothricoides raciborskii GIHE-MW2 genome encodes the following:
- a CDS encoding tubulin-like doman-containing protein → MAVTVEEKSMVPTVLIGVGGTGHEVLARVRRLVEETYGSLNNFPLISFLIIDTDKEYKVTSPNAAGSAFKDSEKLWASVSGRQVRDMMDNMQNYPWIAQWFPTELERNLSAIEAGAGQIRGCGRFAFFCNYHKIQKAFNQAAERVKGHENIMLDKYGIKVVTNSLNVFVVGSLSGGTGSGMMIDLGYCVRHWLKGQSSPLVTGIAPTPEAFAGINVGDRVLANGYAAMMELSYFSDHRTEYVAQYSSSLMDEIRQKLPPFDFTYLVGTKNGESEFGLEAIRELIAQNIFLDLTSDFAPHKRSIRDNIKGAWAAADPGGRGYPKNFMSFGLSTLEIPIAQIRTSLASRLGADFIRWWLNESVQLPPQMFELIQNDLLKRMRLTDIELIMDLSAAGDKSYLAEISSWVNSIRNEIAKENLLQCTQQGVGGVMGAEKGKILQFVDGYLSPKVEEYRSNHLRELSPDERLHGDFLQKMYDNRNRTIIQGRKALEEEFYRILEDRNRGPKFADSFISIMRQIFTASAEKFRREAEKVWQPNEEKRQKQYEDALQDIAHFKDKFGLTKQAKMEEYCQSALGGLEGSLIATIQRKARFLGLEVIARLQEHLDELERRLARFNQKLRQWRDNFQKLADAQADSADALVINGIKLYDRQELNDLYQDLVEQYAGSTEGSKSKYHIGMDGICRNLSDQTLAEASPLWKQNRTSNEVMRLFNLPELADVQDDDFIEIITQKSQRVITDAPNSSRLKKELAACDRIFKIFNNDPGEIRTQLGIAYSKSKPLILLNQAVMSGKDAGFTPATNVKVAVIGGRNPVDPAAIKLLPLLEERVGSKDAVTPLGEAERHRVVFVQETGGFSLRSIDGMRELRQSYQDWKGQTIEAKRAQLRGESKDPPIPVHIQKEPPFWDIFPENPQIYQLVVEARSLKVLRVEENRSTKEKVIRYTRKTVIGEENVDIASTWEEAVQVLEVLACRGDREEIERQVKAKLEQADSDREKQQLYQQFMAYLNQRQIELEKEGGKDSLIYKREATIIQNVITRYKLPVTATTTEKTPEKTIEISKETPKISQPVPPVDQTPQQNHVFCTNCGTKNPTNSKFCYKCGNQLVSL, encoded by the coding sequence TATAAAGTCACCAGTCCGAATGCGGCAGGTTCTGCGTTTAAAGATTCAGAAAAGTTATGGGCAAGTGTGAGTGGTCGCCAAGTCCGGGATATGATGGATAATATGCAAAATTATCCCTGGATTGCCCAGTGGTTTCCTACGGAATTAGAACGAAATCTCAGCGCCATTGAAGCTGGGGCTGGCCAAATTCGTGGCTGTGGTCGCTTTGCTTTTTTCTGCAATTATCACAAAATTCAAAAAGCATTTAATCAGGCCGCAGAACGAGTAAAAGGTCACGAAAATATTATGCTGGATAAGTACGGCATTAAGGTGGTGACAAATAGTTTAAATGTGTTTGTGGTCGGGTCACTTTCCGGGGGGACGGGCAGTGGGATGATGATTGACCTGGGCTATTGTGTACGCCATTGGTTAAAGGGTCAATCGAGTCCTTTGGTGACAGGAATTGCCCCTACTCCAGAGGCTTTTGCGGGGATTAATGTGGGCGATCGCGTCTTAGCGAATGGTTATGCGGCGATGATGGAATTGAGTTATTTCTCTGACCATCGCACCGAATATGTGGCTCAATATAGTAGTAGCTTAATGGATGAAATTCGCCAGAAATTACCGCCCTTTGATTTTACCTACTTAGTGGGCACCAAAAACGGCGAAAGTGAATTTGGTCTGGAGGCAATTCGCGAACTAATTGCCCAGAATATATTCCTTGATTTAACCTCCGACTTTGCCCCCCATAAACGGTCAATTCGGGATAATATTAAAGGTGCCTGGGCTGCGGCGGATCCAGGGGGACGAGGCTATCCGAAAAACTTTATGAGTTTTGGCTTATCTACTCTAGAAATTCCCATCGCCCAAATTCGCACATCTTTAGCCAGTCGTTTAGGGGCTGATTTTATCCGGTGGTGGCTAAATGAATCAGTGCAATTACCGCCGCAAATGTTTGAGTTAATTCAGAACGATCTGCTCAAGCGAATGCGGTTGACGGATATAGAGTTAATTATGGATTTATCTGCTGCTGGGGATAAGTCTTATTTGGCAGAAATTTCCAGTTGGGTGAACAGTATTCGCAATGAAATCGCTAAGGAGAATTTATTGCAATGTACCCAGCAGGGAGTTGGCGGTGTAATGGGGGCAGAAAAAGGCAAAATTCTGCAATTTGTTGATGGTTATTTAAGCCCAAAAGTTGAGGAATATCGCTCAAATCACTTGCGGGAATTAAGCCCCGACGAACGGTTGCATGGGGATTTCTTGCAAAAGATGTACGATAATCGCAATCGGACTATTATCCAAGGACGTAAGGCTTTAGAAGAAGAATTTTATCGGATTCTGGAAGACCGCAACCGAGGGCCAAAGTTTGCCGATAGTTTTATCAGCATTATGCGGCAAATTTTTACAGCTTCAGCCGAAAAGTTTCGCCGGGAAGCGGAGAAAGTCTGGCAACCCAATGAGGAAAAACGCCAGAAACAATATGAGGATGCCCTGCAAGATATTGCCCATTTTAAAGATAAGTTTGGGTTGACTAAACAAGCGAAAATGGAGGAATATTGTCAATCTGCCTTGGGCGGTTTAGAAGGCAGTTTAATTGCGACTATTCAACGCAAAGCCCGGTTTTTGGGTTTGGAGGTTATTGCCCGTTTACAAGAACATTTGGATGAGTTAGAACGACGGTTAGCCCGCTTTAATCAAAAGTTACGCCAATGGCGGGATAATTTCCAAAAGTTAGCGGATGCCCAAGCGGATAGTGCGGATGCTTTAGTTATTAATGGAATTAAGCTTTATGATCGTCAAGAGTTGAATGATTTGTATCAGGATTTAGTCGAACAATATGCCGGGTCTACGGAAGGGAGTAAGAGTAAATATCATATCGGCATGGATGGCATTTGCCGCAATTTATCGGATCAAACTTTGGCGGAAGCAAGTCCGTTGTGGAAACAAAATCGCACTTCTAATGAGGTGATGCGACTGTTTAATTTGCCAGAGTTGGCGGATGTGCAGGATGATGATTTTATCGAAATTATTACTCAAAAAAGTCAACGAGTGATTACGGATGCGCCGAATAGTAGCCGGTTGAAAAAAGAGTTAGCCGCGTGCGATCGCATCTTCAAAATCTTTAACAATGATCCGGGAGAAATTCGCACCCAATTGGGCATTGCTTACAGCAAGTCTAAGCCATTAATTTTACTCAATCAAGCGGTAATGTCTGGGAAAGATGCGGGATTTACTCCGGCTACAAATGTCAAAGTTGCGGTTATCGGAGGTCGCAATCCTGTCGATCCCGCAGCAATTAAATTATTGCCCTTATTAGAAGAACGAGTAGGCAGTAAAGATGCGGTGACTCCTTTGGGAGAAGCAGAACGGCATCGCGTGGTTTTTGTCCAAGAAACCGGCGGTTTTTCCCTGCGTAGCATTGATGGGATGCGGGAGTTGCGCCAGTCTTATCAAGATTGGAAAGGCCAAACTATTGAGGCAAAACGGGCTCAATTACGGGGGGAAAGTAAAGACCCACCGATTCCAGTTCATATCCAAAAAGAGCCCCCGTTTTGGGATATTTTTCCCGAAAATCCCCAAATTTATCAGCTAGTGGTTGAAGCGCGATCGCTGAAAGTATTACGGGTTGAAGAAAATCGCAGTACCAAAGAAAAGGTAATTCGCTATACTCGCAAAACCGTAATCGGTGAAGAAAATGTGGATATTGCCTCTACCTGGGAAGAGGCAGTGCAAGTGTTAGAAGTGCTCGCTTGTCGGGGCGATCGCGAAGAAATTGAACGGCAAGTCAAGGCTAAACTTGAACAAGCGGACAGTGACCGAGAAAAGCAGCAGTTATATCAGCAGTTCATGGCTTACTTAAACCAGCGGCAAATAGAACTAGAAAAAGAGGGAGGTAAAGATAGCCTCATCTATAAGCGAGAAGCGACAATTATCCAGAATGTGATTACTCGTTATAAGCTGCCAGTCACGGCCACTACTACTGAGAAAACACCGGAAAAAACCATTGAGATATCTAAGGAAACCCCGAAAATTTCTCAGCCTGTCCCCCCAGTGGATCAAACCCCGCAGCAAAACCATGTTTTCTGCACCAATTGCGGCACCAAAAATCCCACCAATTCCAAGTTTTGTTATAAGTGTGGGAATCAATTAGTTTCGTTATAG
- a CDS encoding ADP-ribosylglycohydrolase family protein: MDAIAADKIRGVIFGQAIGDALGFGTEFMPKSEVNFIYPDGLTDYAQIRFFSKITNQFEDLDDWRWQPGDWTDDTDQMLCILDSLLICEQVNLTDIATRFKQWAVTDGFGIGGTVYRVVHDPDFIENPHQVAQQVWESKGRNSAANGGLMRTSVLGIWQYQNLQQVRWNAEQVCKITHADPRCIASCIAVCLAISQLIQGNSNIEALVDSIANEVKIFHPEIEDCFKQAKESSLEMLRLDEGLNHYESFKIGYTLKTLAAGFWALLHAQTFREGILRIINEGGDADTNAAVAGALLGAKFGYSKIESPWIDGLIHKQNLENKVEQLIQICQR, from the coding sequence ATGGATGCGATCGCAGCGGATAAAATTCGGGGAGTGATATTCGGGCAGGCGATCGGGGATGCCCTTGGATTTGGCACTGAATTTATGCCAAAATCTGAAGTCAATTTTATTTATCCCGATGGCTTAACTGACTATGCTCAAATTCGCTTCTTTTCTAAAATTACCAATCAATTTGAGGATCTGGATGATTGGCGCTGGCAACCCGGAGACTGGACTGATGATACGGATCAAATGCTCTGCATTCTTGATAGTCTGCTCATCTGTGAGCAAGTTAATTTAACAGACATTGCAACCCGGTTCAAACAGTGGGCAGTTACGGATGGTTTTGGCATCGGTGGCACTGTTTATCGAGTCGTCCATGACCCAGATTTTATAGAAAATCCCCATCAGGTTGCCCAGCAAGTCTGGGAATCAAAAGGTCGAAATTCCGCTGCCAATGGTGGATTAATGCGAACATCAGTCTTAGGGATTTGGCAATACCAAAACCTCCAGCAGGTTCGCTGGAATGCAGAACAGGTCTGTAAAATCACCCATGCAGATCCTCGGTGTATTGCCTCATGTATTGCAGTATGCCTCGCCATTAGTCAGTTAATTCAAGGCAACTCAAATATTGAGGCTTTGGTTGATAGCATTGCCAATGAAGTTAAGATATTTCATCCAGAGATCGAGGATTGTTTTAAACAAGCGAAAGAATCCTCCCTAGAAATGCTCCGTTTAGATGAAGGACTAAATCACTATGAATCATTTAAGATAGGCTATACCCTCAAGACTTTAGCGGCTGGATTTTGGGCATTATTACACGCACAAACCTTTCGTGAAGGAATCTTAAGGATTATTAATGAAGGTGGAGATGCTGATACCAATGCCGCAGTAGCCGGAGCCTTGCTCGGTGCAAAATTTGGCTATAGCAAGATTGAATCCCCTTGGATCGATGGCCTGATTCATAAACAAAATCTGGAAAATAAAGTAGAGCAATTGATCCAAATATGTCAAAGGTGA